Proteins encoded by one window of Lycium barbarum isolate Lr01 chromosome 11, ASM1917538v2, whole genome shotgun sequence:
- the LOC132619613 gene encoding uncharacterized protein LOC132619613, with amino-acid sequence MKTENDVNAPNGTAIVGATIGTTVGATNVASSSRPNAAHAMVPTEKPGKFSGINFKGWQQRMFFWLTTLGMQKFTNENPPVIEEGMPENQRFMITEGWKHANFLCKGYILSALDGDLYNIHSSAKTSKELWLALKKKYKTKDACLKKFVVAKFPDYKMTDSKTVGTQVQQLQVLIHDLIDEGMVINEAFQVAVVIDKLPPSWRDFKNYLKHKRKEMSLEDLVIRLKIEEDNKIAEKKSRGNSTIMGANIVEEAAPKNKKRKKPSGKSKEQNKKKFNGNYYNCGKAGHKAPDCRLSKKDKKKGQANMVEKNDDMDDLCAMLSECNLVGNPKEWWLDSGATRHVCSVKEAFATYAPAGPEEELFMGNIATAKVEGYGKILLKMTSGKVLTLNNVLHVPTIRENLVSAGLLVKNGFKCMLVSEKILLVSGNFAKLLFRNTD; translated from the exons ATGAAAACAGAAAATGATGTTAATGCTCCTAATGGAACTGCGATTGTTGGTGCAACTATTGGTACGACTGTTGGGGCGACAAATGTTGCGTCGTCAAGCCGTCCAAATGCTGCACACGCGATGGTACCGACAGAGAAACCGGGGAAGTTTTCTGGTATCAACTTCAAAGGATGGCAGCAAAGAATGTTCTTCTGGCTGACCACTCTAGGCATGCAGAAGTTCACAAACGAAAATCCTCCTGTTATTGAAGAAGGAATGCCTGAAAACCAGCGCTTTATGATTACTGAGGGTTGGAAGCATGCAAATTTTTTGTGCAAAGGATACATCCTTAGTGCATTAGATGGTGATCTGTATAATATCCATAGTTCTGCCAAAACTTCAAAAGAATTATGGCTTGCACTCAAAAAGAAGTATAAAACTAAAGATGCATGTTTGAAAAAATTCGTGGTTGCCAAGTTTCCTGACTACAAGATGACAGATAGCAAGactgttggaacccaagttcaacAACTCCAAGTCCTTATCCATGACCTTATTGATGAAGGTATGGTGATCAACGAGGCATTTCAAGTGGCTGTTGTGATTGACAAGTTGCCTCCTTCATGGAGAGACTTCAAGAACTATCTGAAACACAAGCGTAAGGAAATGTCGCTGGAAGATCTTGTGATTCGCTTAAAGATTGAGGAAGATAATAAAATTGCTGAAAAGAAGTCGCGTGGAAATTCAACGATTATGGGAGCGAACATCGTTGAAGAAGCTGCTCCAAAgaataagaaaaggaagaaacctTCTGGAAAGAGTAAGGAGCAGAACAAGAAAAAATTCAACGGCAACTACTATAATTGTGGGAAAGCTGGCCACAAAGCCCCAGATTGTCGTCTCTCgaaaaaggacaagaaaaagGGACAAGCCAATATGGTAGAGAAGAATGATGACATGGATGATCTGTGTGCAATGCTATCGGAGTGCAATTTGGTTGGAaacccaaaggagtggtggcttgattctggtgcCACTCGACATGTTTGCTCTGTAAAAGAAGCATTTGCAACCTACGCTCCCGCTGGACCCGAAGAGGAACTATTTATGGGAAATATTGCAACAGCCAAGGTTGAAGGATATGGGAAGATACTTCTAAAGATGACTTCCGGCAaggtgctgactctcaacaaTGTTCTGCACGTTCCAACAATTAGGGAGAATTTAGTTTCAGCCGGACTACTCGTCAAAAACGGGTTTAAGTGCATGCTTGTTAGTGAGAAAATC TTACTGGTTTCTGGAAATTTTGCTAAGTTACTATTTCGTAATACAGATTGA